A window of Glycine soja cultivar W05 chromosome 2, ASM419377v2, whole genome shotgun sequence genomic DNA:
ATTGGGCATAAATTGAGAAATTAAAGAGACTGGGATTGTAaagaacaaattatttttatgttaattggGAAGTTCTATAGCATAATTTATTCATTGTATGAGTAAAAAATAAGCTATTTTTTTCTATTGGGGGAAATGTAGCAAagtgaggaagaagaaaaaacttatAGAAGCAGCATTGGGGTTCATATTAAGTCGTACATTTATGTTAGTCTTTTTTGGCACCAAAGCAGATCTGGATGATGGGTTAGCTgggtttattaaattattaaaatgattaacATAGCGTGGCTGATACGATAATGCgtttcttgttattttgttcatttttatttatataattgagatagtacaattttatattattatgtggGACAGAGATAGTGATAGTGGACCTCCTGGCCCAAACTCAGCAAGGGCCCTACTAGGCCCAAGAGGATCAGCAACGATGAAAACATGGCTCTCTCAGAAGTTTGGCGATGGGGGGTGGCAGGGTTTCTGGCTTATATCAAAAGGTTTCTAAGTTTACATAGCATGCATTCAATCTTTTTGCTGCGAAAAAAACGTTTTGTGTGTGtctgttttctatttttgtaaaaaaaatcttattgcaTGAGATTTATTTAAAGCAAATAGCTAACAACGTATGCAATACATGGCTAAATTACATTAacattattaataaaagaaatacgatattttagtgtacataTTTTCCCCctaaaattatcttttcaaatttattttttattcgtataagtatttttttcaatcaatccaCAGTTTCACACCCCTCTCACATCTTGAAAACTgtccaatattattttatttttaaaattttttagagAAGCACGAAGTACTTTTTTTCCCCtaagtataaataatttttaattgtaatatacTACCGTATTTTCTTCCCCCTGTCGTCCCAGCAAATCTAAAGTGGGTACAATAAACTTGAGTGGATTACACGATGCATCACTATCAACTATCAAGTGGGTACCATTACTTTCCTATTTCCCACCATCATGAGCTGCAAGATTGTAACGTTTGCAATAGAAACTATGTAAGATTTTACTaattaatatctattttttttactctggACTATTCTGATTCAGCGCAGAAGTACTAAGTAATCTTgcgtttaatattaaaaaaaaaaaacccaactgtatgcaaaaacaaatacaagtctCCGTCTGTAATAAATATGGGATTTGGAGGGTTCAATGCATCTAATCTAATAAACAAATTGGTTCACATGGGCATATTCACATACCAACAAAAATGTATTATTATACTTTTGACTAAGCACATCTAGCTTCAATACTCCTAATGCACCAAATTATACACtcggattaaaaatatatattaatgaggCTCTTtccattagattttttttataaataagaccAAGTGTTCATTCATTACTTCATTTTTACTtttcacaggaaaaaaaaagtatgtgtCCTTTTTTAGTTGGACCCCTTGACCATTCCTCCATTCTAGACGATTCTGTCCTTGCACATATATGCAACATCTACATTTAATATTCTGTTATGAATGGCCAAAACACAAAAGGCAGAAGCAGATGCCatggaggagaagaaaaaagttgtcctaaggagaaaatgtgaaaaagaaaaaaaaaatgagagagacaGACACGAAGGAATTGAGTTTAGGGagttaattaaaagaaatgtaGCAATGTATGAACAATATTCAATCACGTAAATGATTTGAATTTATCACACTAATAATTATGTGTTTATATAAAGGTGTTATTTTTATCTGATTTAACTACAGTGCAtgtagagtcaagaatcactgTGTTTTTCTTACTATTTACATTACTAAGAGAAGGAACGAGGACAAGGTTGGAATAGCAATATTCTATGGCTATTAGAATCCAAGACAGAAATGAAAATTAGTACTAAATTAGAGAGATCATGGAGATCCAACAAtgtgtgttttttatttaaccaaATGAACAAGCCAAGGAACCTGCTTCTCTGTCTACACCTTCTAACTTTCATCTCACAAAtgcaaaaaccaaaaaaatactgTTTTTTTCTCTAAAGACTTCTTCTCAGCTAAGAACaccagaaagaaagagaaactgcaaggagaagaaaaacaagaaggGAAAGGCTTTGAAGATGGGAATCACAAACCCCTTCAAAGACCAATCCCTCTCCCTCACAAAGAGACTTCTTCCTTGGACCCTCTATGCTCTTCTTCCCATAGTTTTACTTCGCTTATACTTTTACCCTCTACCTTTCCCTCCATCTCCAGAAACTGAGCTTCCTCATTCCACTCCCACCACCATCATCTCACAGTCTTCTCTTTCTGCTTCCACACCACCTTCTTCTCCAGGTACATGTATGCTTAAATTGATAATTTCATTTAGTCAAAACTATACTGTTGCTAGTTTTTTGTCTTGAGTTATAGTTGACAAAACTTACATGCAGTTTTAGTATTGTTTTTAAATTCAGAACTGGAGTTTTATTAAtctgtaataataataaagggtTGCATTAAATGTCAACATAGACTATTTGaggtaaaatttcaattttgattagacaacaacaacacaaaAGCATCAATGGAactgtatctaagttttgtcaAATTGTAATTAATTAGCAACTTGGGGATGTAGGATTTGTTGCTTCACTAGACTTACATGTTTCTTTGTTGGCAACATAGATAAAATTCCAATTCTGGTTTGTTTGACAACAACATAAAAGCATCAAAGGAACTATATATATCTAGGTTTTGTCGAATTGTAATTACTAATTAGCAACTTGGGATGTAGGATTTGTTGGTTCACTAGACTTACATGTTCCTTATtggcagaaaaggaaaaaacttaTGAGACCCCATGTGACTACTTTGACGGCAAATGGATCCGAGATAGGAGAGGCCCTTTGTACAATGGTACAACCTGTGGTACAATCAAAGAAGGCCAGAATTGCATAACACATGGAAGGCCTGACTCTGGCTATCTATACTGGAGATGGAAACCAAGTCAATGCAGTCTTCCAAGGTTTGAGCCTCAAACTTTTCTCCAACTCATTAGCAACAAGCATGCAGCTTTTGTTGGGGACTCAATGGCTAGGAACCAATTAGAGTCCCTTCTTTGCATGTTATCCACTGGTTCAACCCCGAATCTTGTCTACCGGAATGGCGATGACAACAAATTCCGGAAGTGGCACTTTCCTTCTCACAATGTGAGTGTCTCATTGTACTGGTCCCCATTTCTTGTGCAAGGTGTTGAGAAGTCAAACTCAGGGCCAAACCATAATGAGTTGTATTTGGATCATGTTGATGAGAGGTGGGCAAGGGATATGGATCAAATGGACGTGATTGTGCTATCAATTGGGCACTGGTTTTTGCATCCTGCAGTGTACTATGAGGGTGGTTCAGTTTTAGGGTGTCATTACTGTCCTGGCCTTAATCACACTGAAATTGGGTTTTATGATGTTTTAAGAAAGGCTCTAAGGACTACCCTTAATAGCATAATTGATAGGAGAGGGGGTAAAGGCTATGGAATTGATGTAATTGTAACAACATTTTCACCTGCACATTTTGAAGGTGAGTGGGATAAGGCTGGTGCTTGTTCAAAGACCAAGCCTTATAGGAATGGGGAGAAGAAACTTGAAGGGATGGATGCTGATATGAGAAGGATTGAGATTGAAGAAGTGGAAGATGCTAAGACAAAAGCTAATAATTTTGGTGGGATTATTAGGTTGGAGGCATTGGATGTGACCAAATTAGCATTATTGAGACCAGATGGCCACCCTGGTCCTTATATGTATCCTTTTCCATTTGCTAATGGGCATCAAGAGCGTGTGCAGAATGATTGTGTTCATTGGTGCTTGCCTGGGCCCATAGACACATGGAATGAGATTTTACTCGAGAAGATGAGAAAGTGGGAGGAACATCCTAGGACTGAAGAGTGAGGTATTTCTCATGTCTTGTTAGATGATTCTTATTTGTTATACTTACATGTTTTCCACCTCTTGGGTGATTGGTATTGCATTGAAATGGATCCAATTTTGTTTTGGTAGAATGGAGAACAATTTTTTTGCGGGGGTGGGAAGAGCAATTTAATTGGTGGGTTATTGTTTTTCTTGCTTGGGGTAATGGAAaaggaaatatataatatactacATCTTCTATTGATGAGGGAGAATAGAGTGACAAATTATTGGTACTTTGAGTAATGGTGTTTCTGGAATGAGTTAGAAATGTACGTAATGGTTTAAGCCATTTATTAGACATGCTCATGTTGGGTACAAAAGGGTTTA
This region includes:
- the LOC114379957 gene encoding protein ALTERED XYLOGLUCAN 4-like; translation: MGITNPFKDQSLSLTKRLLPWTLYALLPIVLLRLYFYPLPFPPSPETELPHSTPTTIISQSSLSASTPPSSPEKEKTYETPCDYFDGKWIRDRRGPLYNGTTCGTIKEGQNCITHGRPDSGYLYWRWKPSQCSLPRFEPQTFLQLISNKHAAFVGDSMARNQLESLLCMLSTGSTPNLVYRNGDDNKFRKWHFPSHNVSVSLYWSPFLVQGVEKSNSGPNHNELYLDHVDERWARDMDQMDVIVLSIGHWFLHPAVYYEGGSVLGCHYCPGLNHTEIGFYDVLRKALRTTLNSIIDRRGGKGYGIDVIVTTFSPAHFEGEWDKAGACSKTKPYRNGEKKLEGMDADMRRIEIEEVEDAKTKANNFGGIIRLEALDVTKLALLRPDGHPGPYMYPFPFANGHQERVQNDCVHWCLPGPIDTWNEILLEKMRKWEEHPRTEE